From Halanaeroarchaeum sulfurireducens, a single genomic window includes:
- the pstB gene encoding phosphate ABC transporter ATP-binding protein PstB, producing MSEQNGSPDPFSDTSVQSPAVSNTTASSDRPDRTVIKAEDLNVYYDDEQALNGVDLEIPERKVTAIIGPSGCGKSTFLRSINRMNDLIESARVEGELYLHGKNVYDDDVDPVALRRQVGMVFQKPNPFPKSIYDNVAYGLDIQGKEGDYDEMVETALRRSALWEEVKGQLDQSGLDLSGGQQQRLCIARAIAVDPEVILMDEPASALDPVATSQIEDLIEELAEDYTVVIVTHNMQQAARISDKTAVFLTGGELVEFDDTDKIFENPESQRVEDYITGKFG from the coding sequence ATGAGCGAACAAAACGGGTCGCCGGACCCCTTCTCGGACACGTCGGTGCAGTCGCCGGCGGTATCGAATACCACCGCGAGTTCGGACCGACCCGACCGAACGGTCATCAAGGCCGAGGATTTGAACGTCTACTACGATGACGAGCAAGCCCTGAATGGCGTGGATCTCGAGATTCCCGAACGGAAGGTCACCGCCATCATCGGCCCCTCGGGCTGCGGTAAGTCGACGTTCCTCCGGAGCATCAATCGGATGAACGACCTGATCGAATCCGCCAGAGTCGAGGGTGAGCTGTACCTTCATGGAAAGAACGTGTACGACGACGACGTCGACCCCGTCGCGCTCCGTCGGCAAGTCGGAATGGTCTTCCAGAAGCCCAACCCCTTCCCGAAGAGCATCTACGACAACGTCGCCTACGGGCTCGACATTCAGGGCAAAGAAGGGGACTACGACGAGATGGTCGAGACCGCTCTCAGACGGTCCGCCCTGTGGGAGGAGGTCAAAGGGCAGTTGGACCAGAGCGGCCTCGACCTCTCGGGTGGACAACAGCAGCGGCTCTGTATCGCGCGTGCCATCGCGGTGGACCCGGAAGTGATCCTGATGGACGAACCGGCGTCGGCGCTCGACCCGGTGGCGACGAGCCAGATAGAGGATCTCATCGAGGAACTCGCTGAAGACTACACGGTCGTGATTGTCACACACAATATGCAACAGGCAGCACGGATCTCCGATAAGACCGCGGTGTTTCTCACTGGCGGGGAGCTGGTCGAGTTCGACGATACCGACAAAATATTCGAGAACCCCGAGAGCCAGCGAGTCGAAGATTACATCACGGGTAAGTTCGGGTAA
- the pstA gene encoding phosphate ABC transporter permease PstA, whose translation MAAESDPELDYSGGRRLRIARLKGQLFEVSLIAATLVGILSLVLLFAQITVDAVGPFAASPQWFVVYLGTVVTPTAVYTLYVRKRPAARDANARAFTAAFGGTVLALAAFVVIDALSPYDVLIYAAFATVPPVLVWAVGRRTGATTYIGPSIPLSIVGGLAFGAVSYAGLRPFVGVLAQWIAYLLLITVPVAMVVGGWTARRRSNRQGLLAAAVVLAGALLIAVAGIAVDIEPSFWIVLFSAGVVPFGYVAVDEIAIKREGTVGVLGPLVVLGGVLVGVAIERTLAIRGPDGYLTPTLLTNSWDGLTASNAGVYPQIVGSIIIVGFMAIMAFPIGAGAAIYLEEYAPSTGLGGWLATVLEVNISNLAGVPSVVYGLLGLALFRNALGFGPGLVVSAAATLGLLILPIVVVSAQEAIRSVPDSLRQASYGMGASRWQTLREVVIPESIPGILTGTILALGRAIGETAPLVIIAVATTTYSPPSGLFDGATALPLQIFASASNARPAFRTGVVAATAVVLLALMLTMNAIAIVMRNRYENER comes from the coding sequence ATGGCCGCCGAAAGCGACCCGGAACTGGATTACAGCGGCGGGAGACGGCTCAGGATCGCACGACTCAAGGGACAGCTGTTCGAGGTGTCACTGATCGCGGCGACGCTGGTCGGCATCCTCTCGTTGGTGCTCCTCTTTGCCCAGATCACCGTCGACGCCGTCGGTCCCTTCGCCGCGTCGCCGCAGTGGTTTGTCGTGTACCTCGGCACCGTGGTCACCCCCACGGCCGTGTACACACTCTACGTCCGCAAGCGACCGGCTGCCAGGGACGCCAACGCAAGGGCATTCACGGCGGCGTTCGGCGGGACCGTACTCGCCCTCGCCGCGTTCGTGGTCATCGATGCCCTCAGCCCGTACGACGTGTTGATCTACGCCGCGTTCGCGACCGTTCCCCCCGTGCTGGTGTGGGCGGTCGGACGACGGACGGGTGCCACCACCTACATCGGCCCGTCGATTCCGCTCTCCATCGTTGGGGGACTCGCCTTCGGGGCCGTGAGTTACGCGGGCCTTCGGCCCTTCGTTGGCGTGTTGGCCCAGTGGATCGCCTACCTTCTGCTCATCACAGTCCCGGTCGCCATGGTCGTCGGGGGCTGGACGGCCCGTCGTCGGTCGAACCGCCAGGGCCTCCTTGCCGCCGCCGTCGTGCTCGCCGGCGCCCTTCTCATTGCCGTGGCCGGCATCGCCGTGGACATCGAGCCATCGTTCTGGATCGTTCTCTTTTCGGCCGGCGTCGTCCCGTTCGGCTACGTGGCTGTCGACGAAATCGCCATCAAAAGAGAGGGAACAGTCGGCGTCCTGGGACCCCTGGTGGTGCTCGGTGGAGTCCTCGTCGGTGTGGCGATCGAACGGACCCTCGCCATTCGAGGGCCCGACGGCTATCTGACTCCGACCCTCCTGACGAACTCCTGGGACGGACTGACCGCCAGCAACGCGGGCGTCTACCCGCAGATCGTCGGGTCGATAATCATCGTCGGATTCATGGCGATCATGGCGTTCCCCATCGGTGCAGGGGCGGCCATCTACCTCGAGGAGTACGCCCCGTCGACAGGCCTCGGCGGGTGGCTCGCAACCGTCCTGGAGGTCAACATCTCGAACCTCGCCGGCGTCCCCTCGGTGGTGTACGGCCTGCTCGGACTGGCGCTGTTCCGCAACGCGCTCGGGTTCGGTCCCGGCCTCGTGGTCTCGGCCGCCGCAACACTCGGACTGTTGATCCTCCCGATCGTGGTCGTCTCGGCCCAGGAGGCCATCCGGTCGGTGCCCGACTCGCTGCGCCAGGCCTCCTACGGGATGGGCGCGAGTCGGTGGCAGACGCTTCGAGAGGTGGTTATCCCCGAGTCGATCCCCGGCATCCTCACCGGAACCATCCTGGCGCTCGGACGAGCCATCGGAGAGACCGCGCCCCTCGTCATCATCGCCGTGGCCACGACGACTTACTCGCCGCCGAGCGGCCTCTTCGACGGTGCGACCGCTCTCCCCCTACAGATCTTTGCCTCGGCGTCGAACGCCAGACCAGCATTCCGAACCGGCGTGGTCGCGGCGACGGCCGTCGTGTTGCTCGCCCTGATGTTGACGATGAACGCCATCGCGATCGTGATGCGGAACCGATACGAAAATGAACGCTGA
- the pstC gene encoding phosphate ABC transporter permease subunit PstC yields the protein MSGTPQPDEIPLSREDFVVRKERLYKLLFSTSALLTILITVGIVLSLSGRTITFFLEVSPVAFFTGTTWSPIIGNAYGVLPLVSGTLLVTVFSAIIALPIGLAAAIYLSEYASDRARSYLKPALEILAGVPTVIYGYMALVYITPAFQSVLPISVTVIPAGVGVLPEFTFYVPELRTFNVLSASIVVGIMIIPMVSSISEDALNAVPDSLRQAGYGLGSTKFDVSTKIVVPAATSGIVSSYVLAISRAIGETMAVTMAMGMSSQMPYFPNVLRNLAESGQTITAAMVQIAQADSLGGVTYEAMFALGMTLFVITLFMNILAEIVRQYFREAYE from the coding sequence ATGAGTGGGACCCCACAGCCCGACGAGATACCGCTCTCGCGCGAGGACTTCGTGGTCCGTAAAGAGCGTCTCTACAAGCTCCTGTTCTCCACGAGCGCGCTTCTCACGATACTGATCACTGTGGGAATCGTCCTCTCGCTGTCGGGTCGCACGATCACGTTCTTCCTCGAAGTATCGCCGGTCGCCTTCTTCACCGGAACGACGTGGAGTCCCATCATCGGCAATGCGTATGGGGTCCTGCCGCTCGTGAGCGGAACCCTCCTCGTGACGGTCTTCTCGGCAATCATCGCGTTACCGATCGGCCTCGCAGCCGCCATCTACCTCAGCGAATACGCCAGCGACCGGGCGCGATCGTACCTCAAACCCGCCCTCGAGATCCTCGCGGGGGTTCCAACGGTCATCTACGGATACATGGCGCTGGTGTACATCACGCCGGCGTTCCAGTCCGTGCTCCCGATATCCGTCACGGTGATCCCCGCCGGCGTCGGTGTCCTCCCGGAGTTCACCTTCTACGTTCCCGAACTCCGGACGTTCAACGTCCTCTCCGCGAGCATCGTGGTTGGCATCATGATCATCCCGATGGTCTCCTCGATCAGCGAGGACGCCCTGAACGCGGTTCCCGATAGCCTTCGGCAGGCGGGCTACGGCCTCGGATCGACGAAGTTCGACGTCTCGACGAAGATCGTCGTCCCCGCCGCGACCTCCGGGATCGTCTCCTCGTACGTCCTGGCGATCTCCCGGGCCATCGGGGAGACGATGGCGGTCACCATGGCGATGGGGATGAGTTCACAGATGCCGTACTTCCCGAACGTCCTCAGAAATCTGGCCGAATCGGGACAGACCATCACCGCGGCCATGGTCCAGATCGCCCAGGCCGACTCGCTGGGCGGGGTCACGTACGAGGCGATGTTCGCACTCGGCATGACGCTGTTCGTCATCACCCTCTTCATGAACATTCTCGCCGAAATCGTCAGGCAGTACTTCAGGGAGGCGTACGAGTAA
- a CDS encoding phosphate ABC transporter substrate-binding protein PstS family protein, translated as MPETDTGRVSRRSFVASAGVAGAIALAGCTSDQAPGNGDSLSGDIRISGSSTVYPIAQEMSRRFARDHPDVNFDLTRDGSSGGFKNVFIPGDSDINNASRPIAEEEIQACEDNGFTPVEFFIAQDALTVVVNNENDWMDSITLAELKEIWSPETSPESWSDVNEEWPDEPFDLYGPATTSGTFDYFTETVIGEEGKIRSDFEGTEEDDLIAQGVEGNRYAMGYLPFAYYTNNPDTVKALALSEEGSDPVAPSLEGAQSGNYPLARPLFFYANSEKLQAKPHLQEFIRFYVESAAEDFVASEIGYVPSSQEMVDENLTALEEYTG; from the coding sequence ATGCCAGAAACCGATACCGGCAGGGTGTCTCGACGATCGTTCGTGGCGAGCGCCGGCGTTGCGGGTGCAATCGCGCTCGCTGGGTGTACGTCGGACCAGGCACCAGGGAACGGCGATTCGCTCTCGGGAGACATTCGCATCTCGGGCAGCAGCACGGTGTACCCGATCGCCCAGGAGATGTCCCGACGGTTCGCCCGGGACCACCCCGACGTGAATTTCGATCTGACCCGCGACGGTAGCAGCGGCGGATTCAAGAACGTCTTCATCCCTGGCGACAGCGACATCAACAACGCGAGTCGGCCGATCGCCGAGGAAGAAATCCAGGCCTGCGAGGACAACGGCTTCACGCCGGTCGAGTTCTTCATCGCCCAGGACGCACTCACGGTGGTCGTCAACAACGAAAACGACTGGATGGACTCGATCACGCTGGCGGAACTCAAGGAAATCTGGTCTCCGGAGACCAGTCCCGAGTCGTGGTCGGACGTCAACGAGGAATGGCCGGACGAACCGTTCGACCTCTACGGCCCGGCGACGACCTCGGGTACCTTCGATTACTTCACGGAGACGGTGATCGGCGAGGAGGGCAAGATCCGGTCCGACTTCGAGGGGACCGAGGAGGACGATCTCATCGCCCAGGGGGTGGAGGGTAACCGATACGCCATGGGCTATCTGCCCTTCGCGTACTACACGAACAACCCGGACACCGTAAAGGCACTCGCGTTGAGCGAGGAGGGGTCCGACCCCGTCGCGCCCAGCCTCGAGGGCGCACAGAGCGGCAACTATCCCCTCGCCCGGCCGCTTTTCTTCTACGCCAACAGCGAGAAACTCCAGGCGAAACCCCACCTCCAGGAGTTTATCCGGTTCTACGTCGAATCGGCCGCAGAGGACTTCGTGGCCTCCGAAATCGGGTACGTTCCGAGCAGCCAGGAGATGGTCGACGAGAACCTCACGGCCCTCGAGGAGTACACGGGCTGA
- a CDS encoding phosphate uptake regulator PhoU, producing MDRRKVQVTGGSTFTVSIPKEWADDRDLAAGDEVGFLADSGSLLLTPTPDGDVDEGTLDIEDLDEEDLRRAVMTMYVSGFDVIRLTSDRISASQRRVIRNAAQGLVGLEILEETTDRVVVRDLLDSSELSIHDAVGRMRLIALSMLDDAITALRRGDVELAADVIERDDDVDRLWYVVSRIFRGALRSPRIAQEIGLPREDSFDYQSSARQLERIADHAAKISHVPLEMEGDVPQEVGASLSELHEAAATVVDTAMDALFTDDPERAMELANEARRKVDAVDDLVRSTDDLLRDLEPRQAQRIGLVVDSLSRSADYGGNVAETALQMAAPAPNP from the coding sequence ATGGACAGACGAAAAGTGCAGGTCACCGGCGGTTCGACGTTTACCGTTTCGATCCCGAAGGAGTGGGCCGACGATCGGGATCTCGCCGCCGGCGACGAGGTGGGATTCCTCGCGGACAGCGGTTCGCTGTTGCTCACGCCGACCCCTGACGGTGACGTCGACGAGGGGACCCTCGACATCGAAGATCTGGACGAAGAGGACCTCAGACGTGCAGTGATGACGATGTACGTGAGCGGGTTCGACGTCATCAGGCTGACGTCGGATCGGATTAGCGCCTCGCAGCGACGGGTCATCAGGAACGCGGCCCAGGGACTCGTCGGCCTGGAGATATTGGAGGAAACGACCGACCGGGTGGTCGTTCGGGACCTCCTCGATTCCTCAGAGCTGTCGATTCACGACGCCGTGGGGCGGATGCGCCTCATCGCGCTCTCGATGCTCGACGATGCGATCACGGCATTACGACGCGGTGACGTCGAACTGGCCGCGGACGTGATCGAGCGCGACGACGACGTCGACCGCCTCTGGTACGTCGTTTCCCGCATTTTCCGCGGCGCGCTCCGATCGCCACGGATCGCCCAGGAGATCGGCCTTCCCCGGGAGGATTCGTTCGATTATCAATCCAGTGCACGACAGCTCGAGCGCATTGCCGACCACGCCGCGAAGATCAGCCACGTGCCCCTGGAGATGGAGGGGGACGTTCCACAGGAGGTGGGCGCGTCGCTCTCGGAACTCCACGAGGCGGCCGCCACCGTCGTCGATACCGCGATGGACGCTCTGTTCACGGACGACCCGGAGCGCGCGATGGAGCTGGCGAACGAAGCACGCAGAAAGGTCGATGCCGTCGACGACCTGGTCCGTTCGACCGACGATCTTCTCCGGGACCTGGAGCCAAGACAGGCCCAGCGGATCGGGCTTGTCGTCGACTCGCTTTCCCGGAGCGCGGACTACGGCGGGAACGTCGCGGAGACCGCCCTCCAGATGGCCGCACCGGCGCCGAACCCGTAA
- a CDS encoding aldo/keto reductase, whose protein sequence is MSQDDRSSASRRSTIPPFGIGTWQNTDPAACSNAVEQALEMGYRHVDTAQAYDNEEHVGEGIAAADVDREDIFLATKVWIDSLGYDDVLESTRESLEKLDVGYLDLLYVHWPAEAYDPEDTLPAFQELYDDGVIERIGVSNFEPRHLDRAREVLDAPIAANQVEMHPLLPQEELREYSNRHDIELVAYSPLARGAVFDVPEIQSVAEKHGVSEAQVSLAWLRDNDVTVIPKATSEEHIRDNWASRDLTLDADDLKTIDGIDREERQVDPDFGPWN, encoded by the coding sequence ATGTCCCAGGACGATAGATCCAGCGCGAGCCGTCGTTCGACGATCCCGCCGTTCGGCATTGGAACCTGGCAAAACACCGATCCCGCGGCGTGTTCGAACGCCGTCGAACAGGCCCTGGAGATGGGGTATCGACACGTCGATACCGCCCAGGCCTACGACAACGAAGAGCACGTCGGAGAGGGGATCGCAGCAGCGGACGTCGATCGCGAGGACATCTTCCTCGCGACCAAGGTCTGGATCGACAGCCTCGGGTACGACGACGTTCTGGAGTCGACACGGGAAAGCCTCGAGAAGCTTGACGTCGGATACCTCGATTTACTCTACGTCCACTGGCCCGCCGAGGCATACGACCCCGAGGACACGCTCCCCGCGTTCCAGGAACTCTACGATGACGGCGTCATCGAGCGGATCGGCGTCAGCAACTTCGAACCGCGTCACCTCGACCGGGCACGGGAAGTTCTCGACGCCCCGATCGCCGCGAATCAGGTGGAGATGCACCCCCTGCTTCCACAAGAAGAACTCCGGGAGTACAGCAACCGACACGACATCGAACTGGTCGCCTACTCGCCGTTGGCCCGCGGTGCCGTCTTCGACGTGCCGGAGATCCAGTCTGTCGCCGAGAAACACGGCGTCAGCGAGGCCCAGGTCAGCCTGGCGTGGCTCCGCGATAATGACGTGACGGTCATCCCGAAGGCGACGAGCGAGGAGCACATCCGTGACAACTGGGCGAGCCGGGACCTCACACTGGACGCGGACGACCTGAAAACCATCGACGGTATCGACCGCGAGGAACGGCAGGTCGACCCGGACTTCGGCCCCTGGAACTGA
- a CDS encoding geranylgeranyl reductase family protein, whose product MSAETHDVVVVGGGTGGVFAAATVADAGLDVVLLERKPEEEAGNIACGDAIKGKSTFPDVIDREYLRNEAFTNENIRHARFENPQTGESLDIPFDESGAVVDRKRYGEVLLEEADRVGVDVRFDTVVQDVLQEDGQVVGVTASRNGEPKTYEGDVVVDAAGSLSILQDRVDFENSTFDTNVSYQQYCSAYREIIEVDEPVDYDDAIVFTPTEELGYLWYFPRDETTINAGLGFQMDQQPIQLVDALKRDLQARPEFENATVVNKLGAALPTRRPYDSAVAPGYVAVGDAAAHVNPATGGGIPGAAKAGHWAAKEIVTALEEGDPSEAALWKYNRDVMTNFGKRFAAIDVYNIWATAHDVDELTSIITAIPGQALIDTLSEGGTEAMGLGMKLQTLVGTFGHWRTIAELYRVHRKAAELKSIYDDYPRSPAGFEDWRDRRDEVLEDVYDISDATPKY is encoded by the coding sequence ATGAGCGCGGAAACACACGACGTGGTCGTCGTCGGCGGCGGGACTGGCGGTGTCTTTGCGGCGGCGACAGTTGCCGATGCCGGCCTGGACGTCGTGCTGCTGGAACGCAAACCCGAAGAGGAGGCCGGCAACATCGCGTGCGGCGACGCGATCAAGGGAAAGAGTACCTTCCCCGACGTGATCGACCGGGAGTACCTCCGAAACGAGGCGTTTACGAACGAGAACATCCGCCACGCCCGATTCGAGAACCCACAGACCGGGGAATCGCTCGACATCCCATTCGACGAGAGCGGTGCGGTCGTCGACCGCAAACGCTACGGGGAAGTGCTGCTGGAGGAAGCCGACCGCGTCGGTGTTGACGTCCGCTTCGATACGGTCGTCCAGGACGTCCTTCAGGAGGACGGGCAGGTGGTTGGCGTCACCGCCTCTCGGAACGGCGAGCCGAAAACCTACGAGGGCGACGTCGTCGTCGACGCCGCCGGTTCACTGTCGATCCTCCAGGACAGGGTCGACTTCGAAAATTCGACCTTCGATACGAACGTCAGCTATCAGCAGTACTGCTCGGCCTACCGGGAGATCATCGAGGTCGACGAACCGGTCGACTACGACGATGCCATCGTCTTCACCCCGACCGAGGAGCTGGGGTATCTGTGGTACTTCCCCCGCGACGAGACGACGATCAACGCGGGACTGGGCTTTCAGATGGACCAGCAACCGATACAGCTCGTCGACGCCCTCAAGCGCGATCTCCAGGCCCGTCCCGAGTTCGAGAACGCCACGGTCGTGAACAAACTCGGGGCGGCCCTGCCCACCCGACGGCCCTACGACTCCGCGGTCGCACCTGGCTACGTGGCCGTCGGCGACGCCGCTGCCCACGTCAACCCAGCGACGGGTGGGGGAATTCCCGGCGCGGCGAAGGCCGGTCACTGGGCCGCAAAGGAGATCGTTACGGCCCTCGAGGAGGGCGATCCGAGCGAGGCCGCCCTCTGGAAGTACAACCGGGACGTCATGACGAACTTCGGGAAGCGGTTTGCGGCCATCGACGTCTACAACATCTGGGCCACCGCCCACGACGTCGACGAACTCACGAGTATTATCACGGCAATCCCGGGTCAGGCACTCATCGATACCCTCTCTGAAGGCGGCACCGAGGCGATGGGGCTCGGGATGAAACTCCAGACGCTCGTCGGGACGTTCGGCCACTGGCGAACGATCGCTGAACTCTATCGGGTTCACCGGAAGGCCGCCGAGTTGAAATCCATCTACGACGACTATCCCAGAAGCCCCGCCGGGTTCGAGGACTGGCGCGATCGTCGCGACGAGGTCCTCGAGGACGTCTACGACATCAGTGACGCGACACCCAAGTACTGA
- a CDS encoding 2-oxoacid:ferredoxin oxidoreductase subunit beta: protein MSSEVSPTAFKSDEEVQWCPGCGDYGTLNGLTKALANTGRNPENTFVAAGIGCSGKFGTYMGTHALHGVHGRAVPVATGVKLANPDLEVIAAGGDGDGYSIGTNHFIHGVRRNVDMTYLVMDNRIYGLTKGQTSPTSHEDFETGTTPEGPQQPAVNPLALALAAGGTFIAQSFSADAKRHVEIVEQALEHDGFSLVNTFSPCVTFNDVDTYDYYKDTVVDLGEDEDFDRTDYDQAKEKILDRDGEYVGVIYEDDSRDPYEVRQGVNEPKVDVGEKPPEVVNELLDEFY from the coding sequence ATGAGCTCGGAAGTCAGCCCCACCGCATTCAAGTCCGACGAAGAGGTTCAGTGGTGTCCCGGCTGTGGTGACTACGGTACGTTGAACGGCCTCACGAAGGCACTCGCGAACACGGGACGGAACCCCGAAAACACATTCGTCGCGGCCGGCATCGGTTGTTCCGGTAAGTTCGGCACCTACATGGGCACCCACGCCCTCCACGGTGTCCACGGTCGCGCCGTTCCGGTCGCCACCGGTGTGAAACTCGCCAATCCCGATCTCGAGGTCATCGCGGCCGGCGGTGACGGCGACGGGTACTCCATCGGGACGAATCACTTCATCCACGGAGTGCGCCGCAACGTCGACATGACCTACCTGGTCATGGACAACCGCATCTACGGTCTCACCAAGGGACAGACGTCCCCGACGTCTCACGAGGACTTCGAGACCGGGACGACGCCCGAAGGGCCCCAGCAACCGGCGGTCAACCCACTGGCACTCGCGCTGGCGGCCGGCGGCACCTTCATCGCACAGTCGTTCTCCGCGGACGCCAAGCGTCACGTCGAGATCGTCGAACAGGCGCTCGAACACGACGGCTTCTCGCTCGTCAACACGTTCAGCCCCTGCGTTACGTTCAACGACGTGGACACCTACGACTACTACAAGGACACGGTCGTCGACCTGGGCGAGGACGAGGACTTCGACCGGACGGATTACGATCAGGCCAAAGAGAAGATCCTCGATCGGGATGGCGAGTACGTCGGCGTGATCTACGAGGACGACAGCCGTGACCCCTACGAGGTTCGTCAGGGCGTCAACGAGCCGAAAGTCGACGTCGGAGAGAAACCGCCCGAAGTCGTCAACGAACTCCTCGACGAGTTCTACTGA
- a CDS encoding 2-oxoacid:acceptor oxidoreductase subunit alpha: MHEDLNWAIGGEAGDGIASTGKIFARALSRAGRHVFTSKDFASRIRGGYTAYKLRTSVDEVQSVVDRLDILIALTERTVEENLDELHEDSVIIYDGEQRGMTDYEAPEEMTGLPVPLSDLAEEAGGAIMRNVVALGAVCEVAGFDVEYLGESLEKQFGDQGEQIVENNKEAARKGAEYVAEEFEETFPYDLDTTDDDYLLLNGDEAIGLGAIAAGCGVYAGYPITPATDIMEYMAGKLEKTGGHVVQVEDELAAINVALGAARGGARAMTGTSGPGIDLMSETFGLVAQSETPLVIANVMRAGPSTGMPTKQEQGDINMMLYGGHGEVPRFVVTPTTIADAFHKTVEAFNLAEKYQIPVYLSIDLAMAVTEQTVDPDEFDLDAIELDRGKFVEDADEIEQWQDDQGRFQPHKVTDDGISPRTRPGIEGGVHMSTGLEHSELGRRSEDVDVRLEQVQKRYRKVETAREREDFTPREYGDPDADTLVIGWGSTEGAMVEALDFLAEDGIDVRFLSVPYIFPRPDLSDAVEGAETVIIPEANATGQFADLVEHDVLERVDRINKYTGIRFKADELAEEIKDIIGADTEETA; this comes from the coding sequence ATGCACGAGGACCTGAACTGGGCCATCGGCGGAGAGGCCGGCGATGGAATCGCTTCGACCGGAAAGATTTTCGCTCGCGCTCTCTCCCGAGCCGGGCGACACGTTTTCACATCAAAAGACTTCGCTTCGCGGATCCGTGGTGGCTACACCGCATACAAGCTCCGCACCAGCGTCGACGAGGTACAGTCGGTCGTCGATCGACTGGACATCCTCATCGCGTTGACCGAACGCACCGTCGAGGAGAACCTCGACGAACTCCACGAGGACAGCGTCATCATTTACGATGGCGAACAGCGGGGAATGACGGACTACGAGGCACCGGAGGAGATGACCGGTCTCCCGGTTCCGCTCTCCGACCTGGCCGAGGAGGCCGGCGGCGCCATCATGCGCAACGTCGTCGCCCTCGGCGCGGTCTGCGAGGTCGCGGGCTTCGACGTCGAGTACCTGGGCGAGTCACTCGAGAAGCAGTTCGGTGACCAGGGCGAACAGATCGTGGAGAACAACAAGGAGGCGGCCCGGAAGGGCGCCGAATACGTCGCCGAAGAGTTCGAGGAGACGTTCCCGTACGATCTCGACACGACGGACGACGACTACCTCCTCCTCAACGGTGACGAGGCGATCGGTCTCGGCGCTATCGCCGCAGGCTGTGGCGTGTACGCCGGCTACCCGATCACCCCGGCGACCGACATCATGGAGTACATGGCGGGCAAACTCGAGAAAACTGGCGGCCACGTCGTCCAGGTCGAGGACGAACTGGCAGCCATCAACGTGGCACTGGGCGCCGCCCGAGGCGGCGCCCGGGCGATGACGGGGACCTCCGGTCCCGGCATCGACCTGATGTCCGAGACCTTCGGACTGGTCGCACAGAGCGAGACGCCGCTGGTCATCGCCAACGTCATGCGTGCCGGGCCATCGACCGGGATGCCGACCAAGCAAGAGCAGGGCGACATCAACATGATGCTCTACGGTGGCCACGGCGAAGTTCCGCGGTTCGTCGTCACGCCGACCACCATCGCCGACGCGTTCCACAAGACCGTCGAGGCGTTCAACCTCGCCGAGAAGTACCAGATCCCGGTCTACCTCTCGATCGACCTCGCGATGGCCGTCACGGAGCAGACCGTGGATCCGGACGAGTTCGACCTCGACGCGATCGAACTCGACCGGGGCAAATTCGTCGAGGACGCAGACGAGATCGAACAGTGGCAGGACGACCAGGGCCGGTTCCAGCCGCACAAGGTCACCGACGACGGCATCAGTCCGCGCACGAGGCCCGGCATCGAAGGCGGCGTTCACATGAGTACGGGTCTGGAGCACAGTGAACTCGGTCGCCGGAGCGAAGACGTCGATGTCCGACTGGAGCAGGTACAAAAGCGCTACCGGAAGGTCGAGACCGCACGCGAACGGGAGGACTTCACCCCGCGAGAGTACGGCGACCCAGACGCCGATACCCTCGTCATCGGCTGGGGGTCCACCGAGGGCGCAATGGTCGAGGCGCTCGATTTCCTGGCCGAGGATGGCATCGACGTGCGGTTCCTCTCGGTTCCGTACATCTTCCCGCGTCCGGACCTCTCCGACGCGGTCGAGGGGGCGGAGACGGTCATCATTCCGGAAGCTAACGCGACCGGTCAGTTCGCCGACCTCGTCGAACACGACGTCCTCGAACGGGTGGATCGCATCAACAAATACACGGGCATCCGCTTCAAGGCGGACGAACTCGCCGAAGAGATCAAAGACATCATCGGTGCGGACACGGAGGAAACAGCATGA